From Rhodovastum atsumiense, a single genomic window includes:
- a CDS encoding DUF445 domain-containing protein — MTVLPPPPGPDPDAAARRALQEHRNLATGLLVAMALLTLATYRMPPGLFTDILQASAKAGFVGGVADWFAVTALFRHPLGLPIPHTAIIPNQKERLGRALGRFVAGHVFTREDVARFLQQIDLPGIVRRFLADPATRRPAAEAMAAMLPRFLRTLEDGRARHVLARLAPRLLGGPGAGRLVSQALGKLVEGGKHQDVFSFILGSLKATLTSREGALKRAIEDRVAEQGGKLVGWAIGAAVAHKVIGTINAELARMEPDSSEMRAAFDEWVRREISRIETDPARATEIGATIRGVVAHETIRVWLADVWHRLRDIIETDVTRQDGHTVAFIEGALANLGTMIEHDPDVRARLQAAAGSVAGTLLPAAQVQLATFIGDVVARWDAETVTDKLELRVGRDLQYVRINGTIVGFLVGGTVYVVLHALFGSVSF; from the coding sequence ATGACTGTTCTCCCACCGCCTCCCGGCCCTGATCCCGATGCCGCGGCGCGCCGCGCGCTGCAGGAACATCGCAATCTCGCGACCGGGCTGCTGGTGGCCATGGCGTTGCTGACGCTGGCCACCTACCGCATGCCGCCCGGCCTGTTCACCGACATCCTGCAGGCCTCCGCCAAGGCCGGGTTCGTCGGCGGCGTCGCCGACTGGTTCGCCGTCACCGCGCTGTTCCGCCATCCGCTCGGCCTGCCGATCCCGCATACCGCCATCATCCCCAACCAGAAGGAGCGGCTCGGCCGGGCGCTCGGCCGCTTCGTCGCGGGGCATGTGTTCACCCGCGAGGACGTCGCCCGCTTCCTGCAGCAGATCGACCTGCCGGGCATCGTGCGGCGCTTCCTCGCCGATCCCGCCACCCGCCGGCCCGCCGCCGAGGCGATGGCCGCCATGCTGCCGCGCTTCCTGCGCACGCTCGAGGACGGGCGGGCCCGGCATGTGCTCGCGCGGCTTGCTCCACGCCTGCTCGGCGGCCCCGGGGCCGGGCGCCTGGTCAGTCAGGCACTGGGCAAGCTGGTGGAAGGCGGCAAGCACCAGGATGTGTTCAGCTTCATCCTCGGCAGCCTCAAGGCCACGCTGACCAGCCGCGAGGGCGCGCTGAAGCGGGCGATCGAGGATCGCGTCGCCGAGCAGGGCGGAAAGCTGGTCGGCTGGGCGATCGGCGCGGCGGTGGCGCACAAGGTCATCGGCACCATCAATGCCGAGCTGGCACGCATGGAGCCCGACAGCTCCGAGATGCGCGCTGCCTTCGACGAATGGGTGCGCCGCGAGATCAGCCGCATCGAGACCGACCCGGCCCGCGCCACCGAGATCGGGGCGACGATCCGCGGCGTGGTGGCGCACGAGACCATCCGTGTCTGGCTCGCCGATGTCTGGCACCGCCTGCGCGATATCATCGAGACGGACGTGACGCGGCAGGACGGCCATACCGTCGCCTTCATCGAGGGGGCGCTGGCCAATCTCGGCACCATGATCGAGCATGACCCGGACGTGCGCGCCCGGCTGCAGGCCGCCGCGGGCAGCGTCGCCGGCACCTTGCTGCCGGCCGCGCAGGTGCAGCTCGCCACCTTCATCGGTGACGTGGTGGCGCGCTGGGATGCCGAGACGGTGACCGACAAGCTGGAATTGCGGGTCGGACGCGACCTGCAATACGTGCGCATCAACGGCACGATCGTCGGGTTTCTGGTGGGCGGGACGGTCTATGTGGTGCTGCACGCCCTGTTCGGGAGCGTGAGCTTCTGA
- a CDS encoding metal ABC transporter ATP-binding protein — translation MTIPSAIVLEDVTCVHERRPAVHHLSGRFAPGSLTAVAGPNGAGKTTLLRALAGLHPVDQGRIDRGGLAAGQIALLPQAGTLDRSFPVTCHDVVALGAWTRIGPFRRLPSDIADRVATALREVGLAGFERRLVGSLSAGQFQRMLFARLALQDAPVLLLDEPLNAVDARTAADLMAMLRRWHGEGRTIIAVLHDLDLVTREFPETLLLAREQVAWGPTAQVLTAEHRLRARLAAEAWAGSPELCRDAA, via the coding sequence ATGACGATCCCCTCCGCCATCGTGCTCGAGGACGTGACCTGCGTGCATGAACGCCGCCCTGCGGTGCATCACCTGTCCGGGCGGTTCGCGCCGGGCAGCCTGACCGCGGTGGCGGGCCCGAACGGGGCAGGCAAGACCACGCTGCTGCGCGCGCTCGCCGGGCTGCACCCGGTCGACCAGGGACGCATCGACCGGGGCGGGCTGGCGGCGGGCCAGATCGCCCTGTTGCCGCAGGCGGGCACGCTCGACCGCAGCTTCCCGGTGACCTGCCATGACGTGGTGGCGCTCGGCGCCTGGACGCGCATCGGCCCGTTCCGCCGGTTGCCCTCCGATATCGCCGACCGGGTCGCGACGGCGCTGCGCGAGGTCGGGCTGGCCGGCTTCGAGCGGCGGCTGGTCGGTTCGCTCTCGGCGGGGCAGTTCCAGCGCATGCTGTTTGCCCGACTCGCCCTGCAGGACGCCCCGGTGCTGCTGCTCGACGAGCCGCTGAACGCGGTGGATGCCCGCACCGCCGCGGACCTGATGGCCATGCTGCGGCGCTGGCATGGCGAGGGTCGCACCATCATCGCCGTGCTGCACGATCTTGACCTGGTGACGCGGGAATTTCCGGAAACGCTGCTGCTGGCGCGCGAGCAGGTGGCCTGGGGCCCGACCGCCCAGGTGCTGACCGCCGAGCATCGCCTGCGTGCCCGGCTCGCCGCCGAAGCCTGGGCCGGTTCGCCGGAACTCTGCCGCGACGCCGCCTGA
- a CDS encoding metal ABC transporter permease has product MIGSFLLEPFALGFMRRALIGCAALSLAGPPLGVFLVLRRMSLTSDVLQHGILPGVALGAVLGGLSLWAMGLGGLGAGLALALLAGWLSRATGGREDSQLAGLYLIALALGVAIVSSTRGIDLMQLLFGSVMAVDDPALLLMASVASVSLLGLAVIWRPLVLESLDPGFLRAVGGHGTAWHLAFMALVVLCVVGGFAALGTLMSVGLMMLPAVAARHFAAELAGQVRAAVALALLASVAGLLLSYHADLPAGPAIILAAGALWAGGMLAGPRHSLRARLHRPHYRG; this is encoded by the coding sequence GTGATCGGATCCTTCCTGCTCGAGCCGTTCGCGCTCGGCTTCATGCGCCGCGCCCTGATCGGCTGCGCGGCGCTCTCGCTGGCCGGGCCGCCGCTCGGCGTGTTCCTGGTGCTGCGACGGATGAGCCTCACCAGCGACGTGCTGCAGCACGGCATCCTGCCCGGGGTGGCGCTGGGGGCGGTGCTGGGCGGGCTGTCGCTGTGGGCGATGGGGCTGGGCGGGCTGGGCGCGGGGCTGGCCCTGGCGCTGCTCGCGGGCTGGCTGTCACGCGCCACCGGCGGACGGGAGGACAGCCAGCTTGCCGGGCTGTATCTGATCGCGCTGGCGCTCGGCGTCGCCATCGTGTCCTCGACGCGCGGCATCGACCTGATGCAATTGCTGTTCGGCAGCGTGATGGCGGTGGACGATCCGGCGCTGCTGCTGATGGCCTCGGTCGCCTCGGTGTCGCTGCTCGGGCTCGCGGTGATCTGGCGGCCGCTGGTGCTGGAAAGCCTCGATCCGGGGTTCCTGCGCGCCGTGGGCGGGCATGGCACCGCCTGGCACCTGGCGTTCATGGCCCTGGTGGTGCTGTGCGTGGTCGGTGGCTTTGCCGCCCTGGGCACGCTGATGTCGGTCGGGCTGATGATGCTGCCCGCGGTCGCCGCCCGGCATTTCGCCGCCGAACTGGCCGGGCAGGTGCGCGCCGCAGTGGCGCTCGCGCTGCTCGCCTCGGTCGCGGGGTTGCTGCTGTCCTACCACGCCGACCTGCCGGCCGGCCCCGCCATCATCCTGGCCGCCGGCGCGCTCTGGGCAGGCGGCATGCTCGCCGGCCCCCGCCACAGCCTGCGCGCCCGGCTGCACCGGCCGCATTACCGCGGCTGA